One part of the Chryseobacterium sp. 7 genome encodes these proteins:
- a CDS encoding DUF4840 domain-containing protein encodes MKKLTVPRFFITVLMVLIGFTLSSCNDNEGPDIPPVKMENLPGNYKGKLIIVQGNGKREGVKDFKVKKDTISFAEFPIEEIVKTVVKNPVKAEQALKSMAKVKYDLKYAAVINPANNVIELTLTPKTMELQIPVDGVNKKTVVEFVSKQKGYYVGLDQSLRYALTAEKITVDGTLVAPYEVIDYNFPFCIKN; translated from the coding sequence ATGAAAAAATTGACAGTACCCCGATTTTTTATAACAGTTTTAATGGTTTTGATAGGATTTACCCTATCCTCATGCAATGACAATGAAGGTCCGGATATTCCGCCTGTAAAAATGGAAAATTTACCTGGAAATTATAAGGGTAAGCTCATTATAGTACAGGGTAATGGAAAAAGAGAAGGTGTAAAAGATTTTAAAGTAAAAAAAGATACCATTTCATTTGCCGAATTTCCTATTGAAGAAATTGTAAAAACTGTAGTAAAAAACCCTGTAAAAGCGGAACAGGCATTGAAATCAATGGCAAAAGTGAAGTATGATCTTAAATATGCAGCAGTGATCAATCCGGCAAATAACGTAATAGAACTTACTTTAACCCCGAAAACAATGGAACTTCAGATTCCGGTAGATGGAGTGAATAAAAAGACAGTTGTAGAATTTGTCTCTAAGCAAAAAGGCTATTATGTAGGGTTGGATCAGTCACTGAGGTATGCGCTTACAGCAGAAAAAATTACAGTAGATGGTACATTGGTTGCGCCTTATGAGGTGATTGATTATAATTTCCCATTCTGTATTAAAAATTAA
- a CDS encoding T9SS type A sorting domain-containing protein, with translation MKTKLIFLVFLLFTILNIKAQCTPTITSARLGQKYPGTVLFCDTEDEVLSTVQSYGSYQWYKQEWTWQTPNNNPWVVIPGATSQQLTINGNDQLNYFKVIVMDGDCTAESPAVFADGFVYGLPAMMTTYTPGTYQENGGTVNVCNGASVQFDNIFPVVYGKHTWFRCVPASNPPLPGDPCIIPGVVGDTYVATSSGSYGFYACTEYCPDQCQMLDPFAFVELNFGDWEFCSNLGTGEVKSEDNSLKIYPNPTAQHLYIGKETDKVYKEVIIIDMSGKLVLKKNDHRYNQAIDVSGLVPGNYIIVSKSTDGTEYKNRFIKK, from the coding sequence ATGAAAACAAAACTAATTTTTTTAGTGTTTTTATTATTCACCATTTTGAATATAAAAGCACAGTGTACCCCTACCATTACCAGTGCAAGACTTGGGCAGAAATATCCCGGGACGGTCTTATTCTGTGATACGGAAGATGAGGTTCTTTCTACAGTACAGTCCTACGGAAGCTATCAATGGTATAAACAGGAGTGGACCTGGCAGACCCCCAATAATAATCCCTGGGTTGTCATTCCGGGGGCTACATCACAACAGCTGACCATTAATGGAAATGACCAGCTGAATTATTTTAAAGTGATCGTTATGGACGGCGATTGTACCGCAGAAAGTCCTGCAGTATTTGCAGACGGTTTTGTATACGGACTTCCGGCGATGATGACCACTTATACTCCGGGAACTTATCAGGAAAACGGAGGAACAGTGAATGTTTGCAATGGAGCATCTGTGCAGTTTGATAATATATTTCCTGTTGTATACGGAAAACACACCTGGTTCAGATGTGTACCGGCCAGTAATCCACCTTTACCGGGAGATCCATGCATTATCCCTGGTGTAGTAGGAGATACTTATGTGGCAACCAGTTCAGGAAGCTATGGGTTTTATGCCTGTACAGAATATTGTCCGGATCAGTGTCAGATGTTAGACCCTTTTGCATTCGTAGAGCTGAATTTCGGAGACTGGGAATTCTGTAGCAATTTGGGAACAGGAGAAGTAAAAAGTGAGGATAACAGCCTGAAAATTTACCCTAATCCTACGGCTCAGCATCTTTACATCGGGAAAGAGACCGATAAAGTGTATAAAGAAGTAATCATTATAGATATGTCCGGAAAACTTGTTCTGAAGAAAAACGATCACAGATATAATCAGGCGATTGATGTAAGCGGACTTGTGCCGGGGAACTATATTATTGTTTCTAAAAGCACAGATGGAACAGAATACAAAAATAGATTTATAAAGAAATAA
- a CDS encoding efflux RND transporter permease subunit — MLKKIIDRPVLATVISLIIVILGIIGLNQLAVTRFPDISPPTITVSGSYPGGNSETVIRSVVTPLEEQINGVEDMEYMKSTASNDGTFSISIIFKQGVNADQAAVNVQNRVQQATPILPQEVVRMGLTTSKQQNSMVLIFNIYTEDNKQYDETFLQNYANINLIPQVKRVKGVGQAMVFGLKDYSMRIWLNPQKMSSYGLEPADVSRAIADHSLESAPGKLGEESDAALEYVIRYKGKKNKPEQYESIIVKNTGSQVIRLKDVARVEFGAISNTGDNLSNGKNAVTVAIMQTTGSNANQIEIGVNKALDQLSKSFPPGIKYTKVMSTKERLDEATGQVKSTLIEAFILVFIVVFIFLQDFRSTIIPAVAVPVAIIGTFFFLLVLGFTINVLTLFALVLAIGIVVDDAIVVVEAVHSNMEGTDLSGREATHKAMSEITGAVISITLVMSAVFIPIGFMSGSAGLFYKQFAYTLAIAIIISAVNALTLTPALCAVFLKNNHAGEGEKPKGFGQRFAVAFNAGFNNMTNRYAKGVRFLIGRKWIAGGLIVAVIGVAGWLMSSTPKSFVPMEDDGFFMYTLSMPPGTALTKTTEVSNKINEILKGVDAVQENTSITGYNLLSNSAGPAYAMGFVKLKPKKERGEVQDIQEVVDMANTKLGVIKEGSVMTFRMPPVEGYGMTNDAEIVLQDRMGRDPQILKAKADELISQLMKVPEVAFAYTMFRADYPQMELEVNEDKAKQLGVSISNLLGTVQTYFSGDQSQNFSRFGKFYRVNIKADGVFRMDEQAFNDIFVKNEKGDMVPVNTLITLKKVYGPESVQRYNLYNSLNINVSPKPGVSNGELMDKLEQTLSKLPSDYSYEWTGLSLEEKSAGNQTIAIFGLCLLFVYLLLAAQYESYILPLAVMLSIPTGIVGAFLGIKAIGLDNNIYVQVGLIMLIGLLAKNAILIVEFAIQRRKAGLSILDSALEGAKARLRPIIMTSLAFIVGMIPLMISTGGMASGNKSISTSAAMGMLSGVILGVFVIPVLYMFFQYLDEKFSTKKKYHTIENQLTNEHI; from the coding sequence ATGTTAAAAAAGATAATAGACCGTCCGGTACTGGCAACAGTAATATCCCTTATCATTGTGATTTTAGGGATCATCGGATTAAACCAACTGGCAGTGACCAGGTTCCCGGACATTTCTCCACCAACGATCACCGTTTCAGGTTCTTATCCGGGAGGAAATAGTGAAACCGTGATCCGTTCTGTGGTAACTCCGCTGGAAGAGCAAATCAATGGAGTGGAAGACATGGAATACATGAAATCCACAGCGAGTAATGATGGTACATTTTCCATCTCCATTATTTTCAAACAGGGGGTAAATGCCGATCAGGCTGCGGTAAATGTACAAAACAGAGTACAGCAGGCCACTCCGATCCTTCCGCAGGAGGTAGTGAGAATGGGACTGACCACCTCCAAGCAGCAGAACAGTATGGTGCTGATTTTCAATATTTATACTGAGGATAATAAGCAGTATGATGAAACCTTCCTTCAGAACTACGCGAATATCAACCTTATTCCACAGGTCAAAAGGGTAAAAGGAGTAGGACAGGCCATGGTTTTCGGATTGAAGGATTATTCCATGAGAATATGGCTTAACCCTCAGAAAATGTCATCCTACGGACTTGAACCGGCAGATGTTTCCAGAGCCATTGCAGACCACAGTTTGGAGTCTGCTCCTGGTAAATTGGGAGAAGAATCTGATGCCGCTTTGGAGTATGTAATAAGATATAAAGGAAAAAAGAACAAACCGGAACAATATGAAAGTATTATTGTTAAAAATACCGGAAGCCAGGTTATCAGGCTAAAAGATGTTGCCCGTGTAGAATTCGGAGCCATTTCCAATACAGGAGACAACCTTTCCAATGGAAAAAATGCAGTTACTGTAGCCATCATGCAGACTACAGGATCTAATGCCAATCAGATTGAAATAGGAGTGAATAAAGCCCTTGACCAATTATCAAAATCATTCCCTCCGGGTATTAAATATACAAAGGTAATGAGTACCAAAGAAAGATTGGACGAGGCTACAGGACAGGTAAAATCTACATTGATAGAAGCTTTTATCCTTGTATTTATCGTGGTATTTATCTTTTTACAGGATTTCAGATCTACGATTATTCCTGCAGTAGCGGTTCCGGTAGCCATTATCGGTACATTCTTCTTCCTTCTGGTTTTAGGATTTACGATTAATGTACTGACGCTCTTTGCCCTTGTACTGGCCATCGGGATTGTAGTGGATGACGCCATTGTAGTAGTGGAAGCTGTTCACAGTAATATGGAAGGAACAGACCTTTCAGGAAGAGAAGCTACTCACAAGGCGATGAGTGAGATTACAGGAGCGGTTATTTCTATCACATTGGTGATGTCAGCCGTATTTATCCCAATCGGATTTATGTCCGGTTCAGCAGGGTTATTCTATAAGCAGTTTGCGTATACATTGGCCATTGCCATTATTATTTCGGCGGTCAATGCATTGACTTTAACACCTGCTTTATGTGCCGTATTTTTGAAAAATAATCATGCAGGAGAAGGAGAAAAGCCAAAAGGATTCGGGCAAAGATTTGCGGTGGCATTCAATGCCGGATTTAATAATATGACCAACCGTTACGCAAAAGGAGTACGCTTTTTAATAGGAAGAAAATGGATCGCAGGAGGATTAATAGTAGCCGTTATTGGTGTTGCAGGATGGCTGATGTCAAGCACGCCTAAAAGTTTTGTGCCAATGGAAGATGACGGATTCTTTATGTATACCTTAAGTATGCCTCCGGGAACAGCATTGACCAAAACCACAGAAGTTTCCAACAAAATTAATGAAATATTAAAAGGAGTAGATGCAGTGCAGGAAAATACTTCCATTACAGGATATAACCTTCTTAGTAACAGTGCAGGACCTGCTTATGCGATGGGATTTGTAAAGCTGAAGCCTAAAAAAGAAAGAGGCGAAGTTCAGGATATCCAGGAAGTGGTAGATATGGCAAATACAAAATTGGGAGTGATCAAAGAAGGGAGCGTAATGACCTTCAGAATGCCTCCGGTAGAAGGATACGGAATGACAAATGACGCTGAAATTGTCCTTCAGGATCGTATGGGAAGGGATCCTCAGATTCTTAAAGCCAAAGCAGATGAACTGATCAGTCAACTGATGAAGGTTCCGGAAGTGGCATTTGCCTACACCATGTTCAGGGCAGATTATCCTCAAATGGAGCTTGAAGTGAATGAAGATAAAGCAAAACAGCTGGGAGTAAGCATTTCAAACCTGTTGGGAACAGTTCAGACCTATTTCTCAGGGGATCAGTCTCAGAATTTCTCGAGATTCGGGAAGTTCTACAGAGTCAATATTAAAGCGGATGGCGTTTTCAGAATGGATGAGCAGGCATTCAATGATATTTTTGTAAAGAATGAAAAAGGAGATATGGTTCCGGTAAATACACTAATTACGTTGAAAAAAGTTTACGGCCCGGAATCTGTTCAGCGATACAACCTTTATAATTCATTAAATATCAACGTATCTCCAAAACCTGGAGTAAGTAACGGGGAGTTAATGGACAAGCTGGAGCAGACTTTAAGCAAACTACCCTCTGATTACAGCTACGAATGGACAGGACTAAGTTTAGAAGAGAAATCAGCAGGAAATCAGACAATTGCCATCTTCGGACTGTGTTTACTTTTTGTATACCTCTTGTTAGCTGCTCAATATGAAAGCTATATTCTTCCTTTAGCAGTAATGCTTTCCATCCCGACGGGAATTGTAGGAGCATTCTTAGGAATAAAAGCCATCGGATTGGATAATAATATCTATGTACAGGTAGGATTAATCATGCTTATCGGGCTTCTTGCCAAAAACGCGATCCTTATTGTAGAATTTGCCATACAAAGGCGAAAAGCAGGTCTTTCCATTCTGGATTCTGCACTGGAAGGTGCAAAGGCGAGATTACGTCCGATTATTATGACTTCATTAGCTTTTATTGTGGGAATGATTCCGCTAATGATTTCTACAGGAGGAATGGCTTCAGGAAACAAGTCAATCAGTACAAGTGCAGCAATGGGAATGCTGAGCGGAGTGATTTTAGGAGTTTTTGTAATACCTGTACTCTACATGTTCTTTCAGTATCTGGATGAGAAATTCTCTACCAAAAAGAAGTATCATACAATAGAAAATCAATTGACAAATGAGCATATTTAA
- a CDS encoding porin family protein produces MNNEWLNNLRSRMDDHEEDVPEVLWEDIKDELFSREENTVIPGLIPEIQEDVKEEEKGADTGRKSLWYQIGGIAAAIALIFLLIKILPQNDIEKRMSQKPAGVKNEEEKNTLKPIKTEDYSSGETKSGTEAFLADNILNTGSTEKIAAQRYAESRTENQMGNNSKIQDIFKLPTAPESFQQESRIAQKIPSVDDTIKETIKEQASDEVLFKEEKIKEIYADNTKRSTSKSRDKKSWMLSMLTGNMASNSAEQQFPGYASITGKAMSVEQVFTTSEYHDDPLTDILLANQSQPVEARIRHKVPLTFGLSLYYNLGKRWGIGTGLNYTKLASELHSGSDNNYIKGDQTIHYIGLPVQVNYNVIQKGRFTGYITGGALVEKPISGSVTTSYIVNDEVKESSKERLDHKPFQFSVNTAVGLQLKIVDKIGVYAEPGIGYHFKEENAPNTIYKEKPLHFNMKFGIRLLLD; encoded by the coding sequence ATGAATAACGAATGGCTAAATAACCTGCGAAGCAGAATGGATGACCATGAAGAGGACGTTCCGGAAGTATTGTGGGAAGACATTAAAGATGAATTATTTTCCAGGGAAGAGAATACTGTGATTCCGGGTTTAATTCCTGAAATTCAGGAAGATGTAAAGGAGGAAGAGAAGGGAGCAGACACAGGAAGAAAATCTTTGTGGTATCAGATTGGAGGAATTGCTGCAGCCATTGCACTGATATTTTTGCTTATAAAAATACTGCCACAGAATGATATAGAAAAAAGAATGTCTCAGAAACCGGCAGGTGTGAAAAATGAAGAGGAAAAAAATACTTTAAAACCTATAAAAACAGAAGATTATTCAAGCGGAGAAACGAAATCAGGAACAGAGGCTTTCTTAGCGGATAATATATTAAATACAGGATCTACTGAGAAAATTGCAGCACAAAGATATGCCGAAAGTAGAACGGAAAACCAAATGGGAAATAATTCGAAAATTCAGGATATTTTCAAACTTCCTACAGCACCGGAGTCTTTTCAGCAGGAAAGCAGGATTGCTCAGAAAATACCTTCTGTTGATGATACCATAAAAGAAACGATAAAAGAACAAGCTTCTGATGAGGTTCTTTTCAAGGAAGAGAAAATAAAGGAAATCTATGCTGACAACACAAAACGAAGCACATCAAAATCCCGGGATAAAAAATCTTGGATGCTGAGCATGCTGACAGGAAATATGGCCTCCAATTCCGCAGAACAGCAGTTTCCAGGCTATGCCTCTATTACAGGAAAAGCCATGAGTGTAGAGCAGGTATTTACCACTTCCGAATACCATGATGATCCCCTGACGGACATATTATTAGCCAATCAGAGCCAGCCGGTAGAAGCGAGAATCAGGCATAAAGTACCGCTTACATTCGGGTTGTCATTGTACTATAATTTAGGAAAAAGATGGGGAATAGGAACAGGACTGAATTATACCAAACTGGCCTCCGAACTACATTCAGGAAGTGATAACAACTATATAAAAGGAGATCAGACCATTCATTATATAGGACTTCCGGTTCAGGTGAACTACAATGTTATTCAGAAAGGAAGGTTTACAGGATATATTACGGGAGGAGCACTTGTTGAGAAGCCCATATCAGGAAGTGTTACAACAAGTTATATTGTTAATGACGAAGTAAAAGAGAGCTCCAAAGAGCGTCTTGATCATAAGCCCTTTCAGTTTTCTGTCAATACTGCGGTAGGGCTTCAGCTGAAGATTGTTGATAAAATAGGTGTATATGCAGAACCGGGAATAGGCTATCACTTTAAGGAAGAAAACGCACCAAATACTATTTATAAAGAGAAACCGCTTCATTTTAATATGAAATTCGGGATCAGATTATTGTTGGATTGA
- a CDS encoding efflux transporter outer membrane subunit, translated as MSIFNIKNFLISGAMASLLMSCAVGKKYTRTDLQIPENYKESVQVTGDTVVLPWKTFFKDPKLIGLIDKALSRNNEVNVALKNIEQLDLIYKQAKLGLMPTLDLAAGANRSWASTNTLNGSLNEQFVGTKYMDDFSAALRLSWEVDIWGKAKMQKESAAAEYFGQKENLNAIKSRIVVQVAQAYYNLISLDEQLKIAEQNIELSDNTLKMMNLQFTAGQINSLAVQQSEAQKKTAELLIPLAKQNISVQENALSILCGEYPTKIEREGNLKTMIPENKLSEGLPAQLLSRRPDLKMAEFNVISLNSKTGLAKAAMYPSISLSPQIGVNSNKFNSWFDIPGSITKAIAANLAAPIFQKKQLKTAYDTALIEQEKAAINFKQSAMTAVGEVSDAMARSKGSSERLQLLDQRTAILDKGINDALKLYKSGMATYLEVITAQNNKLQNDLEAINVTLEKLNAEVDLYRALGGGVQ; from the coding sequence ATGAGCATATTTAATATAAAGAATTTCCTTATTTCAGGCGCAATGGCATCACTACTGATGTCCTGTGCCGTAGGGAAAAAATATACCAGAACAGATCTTCAGATTCCCGAAAACTATAAAGAATCTGTACAGGTAACAGGAGATACTGTAGTCCTCCCGTGGAAAACATTCTTCAAAGATCCTAAATTGATTGGCTTAATAGATAAAGCCCTTTCAAGAAACAACGAAGTAAATGTAGCTCTGAAAAACATAGAACAGCTGGATCTGATCTATAAACAAGCTAAACTGGGTCTGATGCCAACATTGGATCTTGCTGCCGGAGCAAACAGAAGCTGGGCATCTACCAATACGCTTAACGGATCTCTGAACGAACAGTTTGTAGGAACAAAATACATGGATGATTTCAGTGCGGCACTGAGACTTTCATGGGAAGTAGACATCTGGGGAAAAGCAAAAATGCAGAAAGAATCCGCGGCGGCAGAGTATTTTGGACAGAAAGAAAACTTAAATGCGATCAAAAGCAGAATCGTAGTTCAGGTAGCTCAGGCATATTATAACCTGATCAGTCTGGATGAACAGTTGAAGATAGCCGAACAAAACATTGAGCTCAGTGACAATACGCTCAAAATGATGAACCTTCAGTTTACAGCAGGGCAGATTAATTCATTGGCCGTTCAGCAATCCGAAGCGCAGAAGAAAACAGCCGAACTGCTGATCCCTTTGGCAAAACAGAATATTTCTGTTCAGGAGAATGCATTGAGTATTCTTTGCGGAGAATATCCAACTAAAATTGAAAGAGAAGGAAATCTGAAAACAATGATTCCCGAAAACAAACTGTCGGAAGGATTACCTGCACAACTGCTAAGCCGAAGACCGGATCTGAAAATGGCAGAGTTTAACGTAATCAGTTTAAATTCCAAAACCGGATTGGCAAAAGCAGCCATGTATCCAAGTATCAGCCTGAGTCCGCAGATTGGAGTGAATTCCAATAAATTCAATTCATGGTTTGATATTCCGGGGTCTATTACCAAAGCCATTGCCGCAAATCTGGCCGCCCCGATTTTTCAGAAAAAACAACTGAAAACTGCCTACGATACTGCTTTGATTGAACAGGAAAAAGCAGCCATTAATTTTAAACAATCCGCAATGACTGCCGTGGGAGAAGTTTCCGATGCTATGGCTAGGTCTAAAGGTTCTTCAGAAAGGCTTCAGCTTTTAGATCAAAGAACAGCCATTCTGGATAAAGGAATCAATGATGCATTGAAACTGTATAAAAGCGGTATGGCAACCTATCTGGAAGTGATTACAGCACAGAATAATAAACTACAGAATGATCTGGAAGCCATCAACGTTACCCTTGAAAAATTAAATGCTGAGGTAGATCTTTACAGAGCACTTGGTGGAGGAGTACAGTAA
- a CDS encoding efflux RND transporter periplasmic adaptor subunit: MNYRKGYLVLSLTAAAILYSCGSGSGQENAQQLQQALPTDFIQVKSGDADVSTGYPGSIEGQDNVDIKAQVTGYLEAVYIKEGQYVSKGQTLFRINPSVYNEQVNTNAAALKSAIAAQETARLEVEKLKPLVEGKVVSDMQLKTAQASYKAASAQVAQAQSSLGSSKINANFTYIKAPVSGYIGRIPNRVGNLISPSDAAPLTTLSSINSVNVYFSMNEADFITHSKNAASGNTAENVELILADGSTYSLKGKLENASGNFDRNTGSIQMKAVFQNPDKLLRAGGTARVMIHNALNGVVKLPKTSVKDIQDRFFVYKLNGKDKVKMTQITVSGSTSQDYFIKEGVNAGDKIAINRIDALTDGAQVVATTVPLK; this comes from the coding sequence ATGAATTACAGAAAAGGATATCTGGTACTTTCACTTACGGCTGCCGCCATATTGTACTCATGCGGTTCCGGGAGCGGCCAGGAAAATGCTCAGCAGCTGCAGCAGGCATTGCCCACAGATTTTATCCAGGTGAAGTCCGGAGATGCAGACGTGTCTACAGGATATCCGGGAAGCATAGAAGGGCAGGATAATGTAGATATTAAAGCGCAGGTGACAGGTTATCTGGAAGCAGTATATATCAAAGAAGGACAGTATGTGAGCAAAGGACAGACCCTTTTCAGAATAAACCCATCCGTATACAATGAGCAGGTAAATACCAACGCAGCCGCTTTGAAATCAGCTATTGCAGCACAGGAAACAGCAAGACTTGAAGTGGAAAAGCTGAAACCGCTTGTAGAAGGTAAAGTAGTTTCCGATATGCAGTTGAAGACAGCACAGGCAAGTTATAAAGCAGCATCAGCACAGGTGGCACAGGCACAGTCTTCATTAGGGTCATCAAAGATCAATGCTAATTTTACCTATATCAAAGCACCGGTGAGCGGATATATCGGAAGAATTCCGAATAGAGTAGGAAACCTTATCAGTCCTTCAGATGCCGCTCCGTTGACAACACTTTCAAGCATAAACAGTGTGAATGTTTACTTTTCAATGAATGAAGCAGATTTTATTACACACAGCAAAAATGCTGCATCAGGAAATACCGCAGAAAATGTAGAGCTTATCCTTGCAGACGGGTCCACTTATTCTCTTAAAGGAAAACTGGAAAACGCTAGTGGAAACTTCGACAGAAATACCGGAAGTATTCAGATGAAGGCTGTTTTTCAAAATCCGGATAAACTATTAAGAGCGGGAGGAACAGCTAGGGTAATGATTCACAATGCGTTGAATGGGGTAGTCAAGCTTCCGAAAACATCGGTGAAAGATATTCAGGACAGATTCTTTGTCTATAAACTGAATGGTAAAGATAAAGTGAAGATGACACAGATTACCGTTTCAGGAAGTACCTCTCAGGATTACTTCATCAAAGAAGGCGTGAATGCAGGAGATAAAATTGCTATCAACAGAATTGATGCGCTTACAGACGGAGCACAGGTTGTTGCGACAACAGTTCCTTTGAAATAG
- a CDS encoding RNA polymerase sigma factor has product MEESKEQILVKHLLKKEEAAWKELFGAYSRNLSYVCSRYVAEKEDVHDVLQNSFIKMFRSIKSFEYRGNGSLKAWMTRITVNEALKHIKQKGDFKAAVEVDDLPDIPNEEEPDFEEIPRDDIMMMIRALPDGYRTVFNLYVFEEKSHKEIAVLLGIAENSSASQFHRAKGLLAQKIKEFKMSKKAQYE; this is encoded by the coding sequence ATGGAAGAAAGTAAAGAACAGATTTTGGTAAAGCACCTTCTGAAAAAGGAGGAAGCTGCCTGGAAAGAGCTTTTCGGAGCTTATTCCAGAAATCTGTCCTATGTGTGCTCCCGTTATGTGGCAGAAAAAGAAGATGTGCATGATGTGCTTCAAAATAGTTTTATCAAAATGTTCCGTTCCATAAAATCTTTTGAATACAGAGGAAACGGCTCTTTGAAAGCATGGATGACACGCATCACCGTAAATGAAGCTTTGAAGCATATAAAACAGAAAGGAGATTTTAAAGCTGCTGTAGAAGTAGATGATCTTCCGGATATTCCTAATGAAGAAGAACCTGATTTTGAAGAAATTCCGCGGGATGATATTATGATGATGATAAGAGCTCTTCCGGATGGGTACAGAACGGTTTTTAACCTGTATGTATTCGAGGAAAAAAGTCATAAAGAAATTGCCGTGCTGCTGGGAATAGCAGAAAATTCTTCTGCATCCCAGTTTCACCGGGCAAAAGGACTGCTTGCTCAGAAAATAAAAGAATTTAAAATGTCAAAAAAAGCACAATATGAATAA
- a CDS encoding T9SS type A sorting domain-containing protein, producing MKKIYLAALTLCAILGTSAQKVVWQKDIKSSTQDFLSQVTTTIDQQYLITGSSIQSDKLQQANRQNNGYDFHLVKLNQQGEEVWEKYFSGQNHDYLSATVTTQDGGFLLAGTSYSGKGLDKKEDSKGGSDIWLIRINEFGDELWQKNIGSSSDEEARAVIQTTDQGFFVAGNVQNSSKGYGSKDVLITKLDKDGKELSQLILGGKGLDEVEKMIPTRDGGALLGIYSRSSLGGIKKTENFGEGDYWIVKLDKSGKVEWEKNFGGKGDDHIRTLALTSTGFIIGGESRSDRSGNKTVGLEEGSDLWLISLNERGEEQWQKSYNFKNRDILMSMSVLHSADDKSSKGILLGGYTQTEGRVETDDETFWMLYLDHNGNEQWRKHVGGESRKKEERLSDLKLNRDGSIILAGTSAEELGKENWKIVKLGDKQVDQLIEKYDIKIYPNPVSDYAYVEIGFDFKDADILLYDMSGRQLQSLKTKNKVTKINTQALIQGAYLVTIKTDNNKTANAKLIKK from the coding sequence ATGAAAAAAATTTATCTTGCTGCGCTTACCTTATGCGCTATTCTGGGTACATCTGCTCAGAAAGTAGTGTGGCAGAAAGACATCAAATCCTCTACTCAGGATTTTCTAAGCCAGGTTACCACTACAATAGATCAACAGTATCTGATCACAGGAAGCTCTATTCAGAGCGACAAACTACAACAAGCGAATAGGCAAAATAATGGTTATGATTTTCACCTTGTAAAGCTGAATCAACAGGGAGAAGAAGTCTGGGAAAAATACTTTTCAGGACAAAACCACGATTATTTATCCGCAACCGTTACCACTCAGGATGGCGGATTTCTATTAGCCGGAACTTCCTATTCAGGAAAAGGTCTTGATAAAAAAGAAGATTCTAAAGGTGGATCTGATATCTGGCTGATCAGAATTAATGAATTTGGAGACGAGCTATGGCAAAAAAATATTGGATCAAGTTCTGATGAAGAAGCAAGAGCTGTAATTCAGACTACAGATCAGGGATTCTTTGTGGCTGGAAACGTACAAAACTCTTCAAAAGGTTACGGCTCCAAAGATGTTTTGATTACAAAACTAGATAAGGATGGAAAAGAACTGTCCCAATTGATTTTAGGAGGAAAAGGCTTAGATGAAGTAGAGAAGATGATTCCAACTCGTGACGGTGGAGCATTACTTGGAATTTATTCCAGAAGTTCACTTGGAGGAATAAAGAAAACCGAAAACTTCGGTGAAGGTGACTACTGGATTGTCAAGTTAGACAAGAGCGGAAAAGTAGAATGGGAAAAGAACTTTGGAGGTAAAGGTGATGATCATATAAGAACTCTGGCATTAACTTCAACTGGCTTTATCATTGGCGGAGAATCCAGATCAGACAGGTCAGGGAATAAAACTGTAGGCCTTGAAGAAGGATCGGACCTTTGGCTGATATCATTAAATGAAAGAGGCGAAGAGCAGTGGCAGAAATCTTACAATTTCAAAAACAGGGACATACTTATGAGTATGAGTGTTCTTCATTCAGCAGACGATAAATCTTCTAAAGGAATTTTATTAGGAGGCTATACTCAGACAGAGGGAAGAGTAGAAACTGATGATGAAACGTTCTGGATGTTGTATTTGGATCATAATGGCAATGAGCAATGGAGAAAACACGTGGGTGGAGAATCCAGAAAGAAGGAAGAGAGATTGTCTGATTTAAAACTGAACAGAGACGGTTCCATTATTCTGGCAGGAACCAGTGCAGAAGAGCTCGGAAAAGAGAACTGGAAGATCGTGAAGCTTGGAGACAAGCAGGTGGATCAGTTAATTGAAAAATACGATATCAAAATCTATCCAAATCCTGTTTCTGATTATGCCTATGTGGAAATTGGTTTTGACTTTAAAGATGCAGATATTCTGTTGTATGACATGAGCGGAAGACAGCTTCAGAGTCTGAAAACAAAAAATAAAGTGACTAAGATCAATACTCAGGCACTCATTCAGGGAGCTTATCTGGTGACCATAAAAACTGATAACAATAAAACAGCGAATGCTAAACTGATAAAAAAATAA